From the Solea senegalensis isolate Sse05_10M linkage group LG16, IFAPA_SoseM_1, whole genome shotgun sequence genome, one window contains:
- the pcnx1 gene encoding pecanex-like protein 1, which translates to MGSQTLQILRQGVWASITGGWYYDPDQNTFVNALHLYIWLFLLCFPFTLYMALPPTMVIVGIYCGVIAAMFVLLKTVNYRLHHALDEGEVVEHQAKESQGSRGGTEGANDGGVTRREDSNGPGDPGGGIEMADFIRQETPPVDCSSRNSYIGMESNQQIMSIHGRTTVAKGDVGKTSDDISLTLVESCSHDHDLLSDAKLYCLVPNDSFASLQPSTSLCPSELSREPADVFNSAAYHFSLSHSSCDTEVTSHASMQSQTFRKELRSRGLPRTSSSAGSAFPDPSLPDFALYPPPRRGGLDPVCELETARPYRPVVCDREVSEQPYQQDQAVPSTSGIDCYKHKELCRVARSASREAGEGSSGLYQVDVSGGGKGFSGGGKSQGGERSADSLRSLSTRSSGSTESYCSGTDRDTNSTVSSFHSEQTSSTHVESLLSLSGDERVRNRGDAVSVPADGRTTSLSSASSRGLNKLTSREANKNPHANELTSKQPADTPSAAVQELVEPGRCQEEPGIRTRADGSTDVAATEQEQVNVDAQPKSGNIVQRTSSLSTGRSGRRRSGKKRASSFDASRHRDYMSKRSMAKPCSAVFTGGGEEDSSDQSELSCASSLHSTNHLSTDSSSSTTSRSCHSPEGLYRALKAKHTGGGAASSSSSSTVKATTGSEAGVGGRRRASRRTPSTGSAKTHARVLSLDSGTAACLNDPSRLGAPAGPRPLTTSKSDLEAKEGEVLDAASLLGRASQLESVTRSRNSLPNQAAFTEPQDATAASLRAPGSEEAVVFRRERSTFRRQAVRRRHNAGSNPTPPTSLIGSPLSLQEALNQASQPSTSQVKSQPSRTPSQVTVLSTSASLLARNGSTHLEGSQDKGSTVGATSLQDDFGKLTPSLYEAAGCDMSLVNFEPATRRASNNIWDTDSHLSSSTSVRFYPHDLIRLNRLLTMDPELLEQQDTDLSPELQDAPLAQEDPATAAAVAGKTRQYYRLWLLPYLWVGLHFDRLTLLALFDRNREVLENVLAVTLAVTVAFLGSVLMVHGFFTDIWVFQFCLVIASCQYSLLKSVQPDSSSPRHGHNRIIAYSRPVYFCLCCGLIWLLHDCSLRITSSRFTLYGVALTSSLLLASARDLIIVFTLCFPIIFFMGLLPQVNTFVMYLFEQLDIHVFGGNASTSLLSSLYSILRSIVTVALLYGFCYGALKETWEPHHIPVLFSVFCGLLVAVSYHLSRQSGDPSVLISLIQSKVVPTLKDKNPEDPLSEVQDPLPEKLRASVNERLQSDLIVCVVIAVLYFAIHVSTVFIALQPFLSYVLYALLGTVGLFTHYVLPQVRKQLPWYCFSHPLLKTKEYYQFEVRDAAHVMWFEKLHVWLLFVEKNVLYPLVILNELSGSARELASPKRLDTEVGALMITVAGLKLLRSSYSSPTYQYVTILFTILFFTFDYRHLSETLLLDLFLMSIVFSKMWELFYKLHFVYTYIAPWQITWGSAFHAFAQPFAVPHSAMLFVQALVSTVFSTPLNPFLGSAIFITSYVRPVKFWERDYNTKRVDHSNTRLASQLDRNPGSDDNNLNSIFYEHLTRSLQHSLCGDLLLGRWGNFSTGDCFILASDYLNALVHLIEIGNGLVTFQLRGLEFRGTYCQQREVEAITEGVEEDEGCCCCEPGHLPHILSFNAAFGQRWLAWEVLVTKYVLEGYSITDNSAASMLQVFDLRRILTTYYVKGIVYYVIASPKLEEWLANETMKDGLRGCGERNYVDLDPTFNPNIDEDYDHRLAGISRDSFCGVYLGWIQYCNSRRTKPLDSEKDSSLVLLCFGLCVLGRRALGTAAHHMSSNLESFLYGLHALFKGDFRISSIRDEWIFADMELLRKVVVPGIRMSLKLHQDHFTSPDEYDEPAVLFEAISSHQQNLVIAHEGDPAWRSAVLSNAQSLLALRHVLDEGTNEYKIIMLNRRYLSFRVIKVNKECVRGLWAGQQQELVFLRNRNPERGSIQNAKQALRNMINSSCDQPIGYPIYVSPLTTSYCNSHPQLGHILGGPISIGNIRNFVVSTWHRLRKGCGAGCNSGGNIEDPDAGGLSCSSANGMAGDSQQSSMSQGGLSGPAPPYSYQPHPLGTSQSSQSVQSGLVRHSPARASVASQSSSYRYSSSRHSSLRTSTTGLEPCRRSSTSQLSLRTLPTSLQLRLGSTSDPACPTGPACPTGPSASLSSHSIPPCKRHTLVGLLGNDGLCSTVTDPLSQHHHHHHHHHHHHHHPQQHNPTVSTVRRDDISYRVQIVDVSQVLENINLSKRKELQWPEETVRLRAGRTCWRDWSPLEGMEGHVIHRWVPCSRDPANRSHIDKTILLVQVEEKLVPIIETGVIELGAEV; encoded by the exons ATGGGGTCGCAGACTCTCCAGATCCTCCGGCAGGGGGTCTGGGCTTCAATCACAGGCGGATGGTACTACGACCCAGACCAGAACACGTTCGTCAACGCTTTACATCTCTACATCTGGCTCTTCCTGCTATGTTTCCCCTTCACTCTCTATATG GCCCTGCCGCCAACCATGGTGATTGTGGGAATCTACTGTGGTGTGATCGCTGCCATGTTTGTGCTGCTGAAGACGGTGAACTACCGCCTCCACCATGCCCTGGATGAGGGGGAGGTGGTGGAGCACCAGGCCAAAGAGAGCCAGGGCAGCAGAGGCGGCACTGAGGGGGCGAACGATGGAGGTGTCACCCGGCGGGAGGACAGCAACGGCCCTGG ggatcctggagggggTATCGAGATGGCAGATTTCATCAGGCAAGAGACTCCTCCAGTGGACTGCAGTTCTAGGAACTCCTATATTGGGATGGAGTCTAACCAGCAG atTATGTCCATTCACGGAAGAACAACAGTTGCCAAAG GAGATGTGGGAAAAACCTCCGATGACATCAGTTTGACTCTTGTTGAGAGCTGTAGTCATGATCACG ATCTGCTGTCGGATGCCAAGCTGTACTGCCTTGTTCCCAATGACTCCTTCGCCTCACTGCAGCCTTCAACGTCCCTGTGTCCTTCAGAGCTGTCCCGGGAGCCCGCTGATGTGTTTAACTCTGCTGCTTACCACTTCAGCCTGTCGCACTCCTCCTGTGACACCGAGGTGACCAGTCACGCATCCATGCAATCTCAGACCTTTAGGAAAGAGCTCCGTTCTCGGGGCCTACCTCGAACCTCTAGCTCGGCGGGTTCTGCTTTTCCTGACCCGTCTTTACCAGACTTTGCTCTGTACCCTCCGCCTAGAAGAGGCGGCCTGGACCCTGTGTGTGAGCTGGAGACTGCCAGACCATACAGGCCAGtggtgtgtgacagagaagtgTCCGAGCAGCCGTACCAGCAGGACCAGGCTGTGCCCTCCACCTCTGGAATAGACTGCTACAAACACAAAGAGCTATGCAGAGTTGCTCGCTCAGCTTCTAGAGAAGCAGGGGAAGGTAGCTCAGGACTGTACCAAGTGGATGTAAGTGGTGGTGGGAAAGGCTTCAGTGGAGGAGGGAAGTCCCAGGGAGGGGAGCGCAGTGCTGATAGCCTGAGGAGCCTGAGTACTCGCAGTAGTGGCTCCACTGAGAGCTACTGCAGTGGCACAGATAGGGACACCAACAGCACTGTCAGCAGCTTTCACAGTGAGCAGACCAGCTCTACACACGTGGAGAGCCTGCTCTCTCTTTCAGGGGATGAACGCGTACGGAACAGAGGAGATGCCGTATCTGTTCCTGCAGATGGCAGGACTACGAGCCTCAGCAGCGCTAGCTCGCGAGGCCTCAACAAACTTACTTCCAGGGAGGCCAATAAAAACCCGCATGCCAATGAGCTGACTTCTAAACAACCTGCTGACACACCATCAGCTGCAGTCCAAGAGCTCGTAGAACCTGGAAGATGCCAGGAAGAGCCTGGCATCAGGACCCGAGCAGATGGCTCAACTGATGTAGCGGCAACAGAGCAGGAGCAAGTGAACGTGGACGCTCAACCAAAGTCAGGAAACATTGTTCAGAGGACTTCTTCCCTGTCAACGGGGCGCAGTGGACGCCGGCGCTCTGGCAAGAAAAGGGCAAGCAGCTTTGACGCCAGTCGTCACCGGGACTACATGTCTAAACGCAGCATGGCCAAGCCTTGTAGTGCTGTGTTTACtggaggtggagaggaggacTCCAGTGATCAGAGTGAACTCAGCTGTGCCTCCAGTCTTCATTCTACCAACCACCTAAGCACAGACAGCTCATCTAGTACCACTTCCCGCTCCTGCCACTCACCGGAGGGCCTCTACCGGGCCCTGAAAGCCAAGCACACTGGAGGCGGTgcagcctcttcctcctcttcctccacagtgAAAGCTACGACAGGATCTGAGGCAGGAGTAGGAGGTAGGAGACGTGCCTCCCGCCGTACCCCCAGCACAGGCAGTGCCAAAACACATGCCAGAGTATTGAGTTTGGACAGTGGTACGGCTGCCTGCCTTAATGATCCCAGTCGCCTAGGTGCTCCAGCTGGACCACGGCCACTCACCACCTCCAAGTCAGACCTGGAAGCCAAAGAAGGGGAAGTCCTCGATGCAGCATCCCTGCTGGGTCGGGCCTCCCAGCTGGAGTCAGTAACCCGCTCCAGAAACAGTCTGCCCAACCAGGCAGCTTTCACTGAGCCTCAGGACGCCACTGCTGCTTCCCTGCGGG CCCCGGGGAGCGAGGAGGCGGTCGTATTTCGGCGTGAGCGTAGCACGTTTCGCCGGCAGGCAGTTCGGCGGCGACACAACGCAGGGAGTaaccccaccccacccaccTCCCTCATTGGATCTCCTCTCAG TCTTCAGGAGGCTCTGAACCAGGCCTCCCAGCCTTCTACTTCCCAGGTGAAAAGTCAGCCATCCCGAACCCCGTCTCAGGTGACTGTGCTGAGCACAAGCGCCTCCCTGCTGGCCAGGAATGGAAGCACACACCTGGAGGGTTCTCAGGACAAGGGCTCAACTGTCGGCGCCACCAGCTTGCAGGACGACTTTG gaAAGCTCACGCCGTCCTTATACGAGGCCGCTGGATGTGACATGTCACTGGTCAATTTTGAACCTGCAACCAGACGAGCCTCCAATAACATATG GGACACGGACTCCCACCTCTCCAGTTCTACCTCAGTTCGCTTCTACCCTCATGACCTG ATCCGTCTGAACCGTCTGCTGACTATGGACCCAGAGCTGCTGGAGCAGCAGGACACAGACTTGAGTCCGGAGCTCCAGGATGCACCACTGGCTCAAGAGGAccccgccaccgccgccgccgtgGCAGGCAAAACCCGGCAGTACTACCGCCTGTGGCTTCTCCCTTACCTGTGGGTCGGCCTGCACTTTGACCGGCTCACGCTGCTGGCCCTGTTTGACAG GAACCGGGAGGTTTTAGAGAACGTGCTGGCGGTGACCCTGGCTGTCACGGTGGCCTTTCTGGGTTCAGTGCTGATGGTCCACGGCTTCTTCACTGACATCTGGGTCTTTCAGTTTTGCCTTGTCATTGCTAGTTGCCAGTATTCCTTACTAAAG AGTGTACAGCCAGACTCCTCTTCTCCTCGACAT GGCCATAATCGCATCATAGCCTACAGCAGGCCGGTCTACTTCTGCCTGTGCTGCGGCCTCATTTGGCTTCTTCACGACTGCAGCCTGAGAATCACCTCGTCAAGGTTCACCCTGTACGGAGTGGCACTCACCAGCTCCCTGCTGCTCGCCTCTGCCAGAGACCTCATCATAG TCTTCACTCTCTGTTTTCCCATCATCTTCTTCATGGGGCTGCTGCCACAGGTCAACACGTTCGTCATGTACCTCTTTGAGCAGCTGGACATCCACGTGTTTGGAGGCAACG CCTCCACCAGCCTCCTGTCGTCGCTGTACAGCATCCTGCGCAGCATCGTCACCGTCGCTCTGCTTTATGGCTTCTGCTACGGCGCTTTGAAG GAGACCTGGGAGCCCCATCATATCCCCGTGTTGTTCTCCGTTTTCTGCGGCCTCTTGGTGGCGGTGTCCTACCATCTGAGCCGACAGAGCGGCGACCCCTCGGTCCTCAT CTCGCTCATACAGTCCAAGGTTGTTCCTACTTTAAAGGACAAAAACCCGGAGGATCCTTTGTCTGAGGTTCAGGATCCTCTACCTGAAAAGCTCAGGGCCTCAGTG AATGAGCGTCTGCAGTCTGACCTGATTGTCTGTGTGGTCATCGCTGTCCTTTACTTTGCCATCCATGTCAGCACAGTGTTCATCGCACTGCAG CCTTTCCTCAGTTATGTCCTCTATGCTCTGCTGGGGACGGTGGGTTTGTTCACCCACTACGTGCTGCCTCAGGTCCGCAAACAGCTGCCCTGGTACTGCTTCTCTCACCCGCTGCTCAAAACAAAGGAGTATTATCAGTTTGAAGTCAGGG ATGCGGCTCACGTGATGTGGTTCGAGAAGCTCCACGTGTGGCTGCTGTTCGTGGAGAAGAACGTCCTCTATCCTCTCGTCATCCTCAACGAGCTGAGCGGCAGCGCCAGAGAGCTCGCCAGCCCCAAGAGGCTCGATACAGA ggTTGGAGCTCTGATGATCACAGTGGCAGGTTTGAAGCTGCTCCGTTCGTCTTACAGCAGTCCCACCTACCAGTATGTGACCATCCTCTTCACCATCCTCTTCTTCACCTTCGACTACCGCCATCTGTCCGAGACTCTGCTGCTCGACCTTTTCCTCATGTCCATAGTTTTCAGCAAG atgtgGGAGCTCTTCTACAAACTGCACTTTGTCTACACCTACATAGCCCCCTGGCAGATCACATGGGGCTCAGCCTTCCACGCCTTTGCTCAGCCCTTTGCTGTGCCTC ACTCTGCCATGCTGTTTGTCCAGGCTCTTGTGTCCACAGTCTTCTCCACTCCGCTCAACCCTTTCCTGGGCAGTGCCATCTTCATCACGTCATACGTCCGGCCCGTCAAGTTCTGGGAGAGAGACTACAA CACAAAGAGAGTGGATCACTCTAACACTCGTCTGGCCTCTCAGCTGGACAGAAATCCAG GCTCCGATGACAACAACCTGAACTCCATCTTCTACGAGCACCTGACCCGCTCACTGCAGCACAGCCTGTGTGGCGACCTCCTCCTGGGCCGCTGGGGCAACTTCAGCACCGGGGATTGTTTCATCCTGGCCTCCGACTACCTGAACGCTCTGGTGCATCTCATCGAGATCGGCAACGGCCTCGTCACCTTTCAGCTGCGAGGGCTGGAGTTCAGAG GGACGTACTGTCAGCAAAGAGAAGTGGAAGCCATCACtgagggggtggaggaggacgaaggctgctgctgctgcgagccGGGACACCTCCCTCACATCCTGTCCTTCAACGCTGCCTTCGGGCAGCGCTGGCTGGCCTGGGAGGTGCTGGTCACCAAGTACGTGCTGGAGGGCTACAGCATCACCGACAACAGCGCCGCCTCCATGCTGCAAGTGTTCGATCTGCGACGCATCCTCACCACCTACTATGTCAAG GGTATCGTCTACTATGTGATCGCCTCACCTAAACTGGAAGAGTGGCTCGCTAACGAGACCATGAAAGACGGCCTGCGAGGGTGTGGTGAGAGGAACTACGTGGACCTGGACCCCACCTTCAACCCCAACATCGACGAGGACTACGACCATCGTCTGGCTGGAATCTCCAGAGACAGTTTCTGTGGTGTTTACCTGGGCTGGATCCAGTACTGCAATTCCCGGAGGACCAAG CCGCTGGACAGTGAGAAGGACTCGTCTCTGGTGTTGCTCTGCTTCGGTCTGTGTGTGCTGGGAAGGAGAGCTCTAGGAACAGCTGCCCATCATATGTCCAG TAACCTGGAGTCTTTCCTTTACGGACTTCATGCATTATTTAAGGGAGATTTCCGCATCTCGTCGATACGAGACGAGTGGATCTTCGCAGACATGGAACTGCTCAGGAAAGTTGTGGTGCCTGGAATCCGAATGTCTCTCAAACTACACCAG GACCACTTCACCTCCCCCGACGAGTACGACGAGCCAGCGGTTCTCTTCGAGGCCATCTCCTCTCACCAGCAGAACCTCGTCATCGCTCATGAGGGCGACCCCGCCTGGAGGAGCGCCGTACTGTCCAACGCACAATCCCTGCTCGCCCTTCGCCACGTCCTCGACGAAGGCACCAACGAGTACAAAATCATCATGCTCAATCGACGATACCTCAGCTTCCGTGTCATCAAG GTGAATAAAGAATGCGTCCGAGGTCTCTGGGCGGGGCAGCAGCAGGAGTTAGTGTTCCTGAGAAACAGAAACCCAGAGCGCGGGAGCATCCAGAACGCCAAGCAGGCGCTGCGAAACATGATCAACTCTTCATGCGACCAGCCCATCGGTTATCCCATCTACGTATCGCCGCTGACCACCTCCTACTGCAACTCGCACCCGCAGCTCGGACACATCCTGGGAGGCCCCATCAGCATCGGAAACATCCGCAACTTTGTCGTCAGCACCTGGCACAG ATTAAGAAAAGGCTGTGGTGCTGGCTGTAACAGTGGCGGCAACATAGAGGATCCAGATGCAGGCGGCCTGTCCTGCAGCAGTGCAAACGGGATGGCGGGCGACTCGCAGCAGAGCTCCATGTCACAGGGCGGGCTGTCTGGACCTGCACCTCCTTACTCGTACCAGCCGCATCCTCTGG GCACCAGTCAGAGTTCCCAGTCGGTCCAGTCTGGTTTAGTCCGCCACTCCCCAGCCCGAGCCTCTGTCGCCAGCCAGTCGTCCTCTTACCGCTACAGCAGCAGCCGTCACTCGTCCCTCCGCACCTCCACAACAGGCCTGGAGCCGTGCCGACGCTCGTCCACCAGCCAGTTGTCCCTGCGCACTCTCCCCACCTCCCTGCAGCTGCGGCTGGGCTCCACCTCCGACCCCGCCTGCCCCACAGGCCCCGCCTGCCCCACCGGCCCCTCCGCCTCCCTGTCCAGCCACAGCATCCCTCCCTGCAAACGCCACACACTGGTGGGCCTCCTGGGCAACGACGGCCTGTGCAGCACCGTAACAGATCCTCTCAGCcagcatcaccaccaccaccaccaccaccaccaccatcatcaccaccctCAGCAACACAACCCCACCGTCTCCACCGTGCGCAGAGACGACATCTCATACAGAGTGCAG ATTGTGGACGTGAGTCAAGTGCTGGAGAACATCAACTTATCCAAAAGGAAGGAGCTGCAGTGGCCTGAGGAAACCGTGAGACTTAGGGCAGGACGGACCTGCTGGAGAGACTGGAGCCCTCTAGAGGGCATGGAAGGACAT gtgaTTCACCGGTGGGTGCCTTGTAGCCGAGACCCAGCCAATCGCTCCCATATCGACAAGACCATCCTGCTGGTACAGGTGGAAGAAAAGCTAGTGCCCATTATTGAGACTGGGGTGATTGAGCTGGGTGCCGAGGTGTGA
- the med6 gene encoding mediator of RNA polymerase II transcription subunit 6 gives MSSLDFRDNLLGISWVDSGWVPILNPGNVLDYFSERSNPFYDRTCNNEVVKMQRLTLEHLNQMVGVEYILLHAQEPILYIIRKQQRQSPTQVISLADYYIIAGVVYQAPDLGTVISSRALSAVHGIQSAFDEAMSYCRYHPSKGYWWHFKDQEEREKAKPKSKKKEEPSSLFQRHRVDTLLLDLRSKFPPTFYQPKPGEKPIPVEVKKEPEPPTETVKQEEREPATKSSAPAPPSKPPPEKRARLQ, from the exons ATGTCGTCGTTGGATTTCAGAG ACAACCTTCTCGGGATTTCCTGGGTGGACAGTGGCTGGGTGCCAATTCTTAATCCTGGAAATGTCCTGGATTACTTCTCTGAGAGAAGCAACCCCTTCTATGACAGGACCTGCAATAATGAGGTAGTGAAGATGCAGCGGCTCACTCTGGAGCACCTGAA TCAGATGGTGGGAGTGGAGTACATTCTTCTTCATGCTCAGGAGCCAATTCTTTATATAATCCGTAAACAACAGAGGCAGTCACCAACACAGG TGATATCTTTGGCGGACTACTACATCATAGCAGGAGTTGTGTATCAGGCTCCAGACCTGGGGACAGTAATCAGCTCCAGAGCA CTTTCTGCAGTTCATGGAATCCAGTCAGCGTTTGATGAAGCCATGTCATACTGCCGCTATCACCCATCTAAAGGATACTGGTGGCACTTCAAGGACCAGGAGGAGAGAG AAAAGGCAAAGCCAAAAtcaaagaagaaagaggagccAAGTTCTTTGTTTCAGCGGCACCGTGTGGACACACTGCTTTTGGACCTCAGGTCAAAATTCCCACCAACGTTTTACCAG CCTAAACCTGGGGAAAAGCCCATTCCAG TTGAGGTGAAAAAAGAGCCTGAACCTCCCACAGAAACTGTAAAACAAGAGGAGAGGGAACCGGCCACAAAGTCGTCCGCTCCAGCTCCACCAAGTAAACCTCCTCCTGAGAAGAGAGCACGGCTGCAGTGA